One window from the genome of Dermacentor silvarum isolate Dsil-2018 chromosome 7, BIME_Dsil_1.4, whole genome shotgun sequence encodes:
- the LOC119458529 gene encoding histone H2A — translation MSGRGKGGKAKGKSKTRSSRAGLQFPVGRIHRLLRKGNYAERVGAGAPVYLAAVLEYLAAEVLELAGNAARDNKKTRIIPRHLQLAIRNDEELNKLLSGVTIAQGGVLPNIQAVLLPKKTEKKA, via the coding sequence ATGTCCGGACGTGGCAAAGGCGGCAAGGCAAAGGGCAAGAGCAAGACCCGTTCCAGCCGTGCGGGTCTCCAGTTCCCCGTGGGCCGTATCCACCGCCTCCTGCGCAAGGGAAACTACGCTGAGCGCGTCGGAGCGGGCGCACCCGTCTACCTCGCGGCCGTCCTCGAGTACCTGGCTGCCGAAGTGCTCGAGCTCGCCGGCAACGCGGCTCGCGACAACAAGAAGACGAGGATCATCCCCCGCCACCTGCAGCTGGCCATCCGCAACGACGAGGAGCTGAACAAGCTGCTCTCCGGCGTTACCATCGCGCAGGGCGGCGTGTTGCCCAACATCCAAGCCGTGCTTCTGCCCAAGAAGACCGAGAAGAAGGCGTAA
- the LOC119458542 gene encoding histone H2B yields MPPQPSGKAVKKAGKAQKNVRATDKKKKKRRRKESFSIYIYKVLKQVHPDTGVSSKAMSIMNSFVNDIFERIAAESSRLAHYNKRSTITSREIQTAVRLLLPGELAKHAVSEGTKAVTKYTSSK; encoded by the coding sequence ATGCCTCCCCAGCCGAGCGGTAAGGCCGTGAAGAAGGCCGGCAAGGCGCAGAAGAATGTGCGCGCCAccgacaagaagaagaagaagcgccgcAGGAAGGAGAGCTTCTCCATCTACATCTACAAGGTGCTGAAGCAGGTGCACCCCGACACTGGAGTCTCCAGCAAGGCCATGTCCATCATGAACAGCTTCGTGAACGACATCTTCGAGCGCATCGCCGCCGAGTCGTCCCGTCTGGCTCACTACAACAAGCGCTCGACCATCACGAGCCgggagatccagactgccgtgcgtctgctgctgccgGGCGAGCTGGCCAAGCACGCCGTGTCCGAGGGCACCAAAGCCGTCACCAAGTACACCAGCTCCAAGTAG
- the LOC119458522 gene encoding histone H3 produces the protein MARTKQTARKSTGGKAPRKQLATKAARKSAPATGGVKKPHRYRPGTVALREIRRYQKSTELLIRKLPFQRLVREIAQDFKTDLRFQSSAVMALQEASEAYLVGLFEDTNLCAIHAKRVTIMPKDIQLARRIRGERA, from the coding sequence ATGGCCAGGACAAAGCAAACCGCCCGCAAGAGTACCGGCGGGAAGGCTCCGCGTAAGCAGCTTGCCACCAAGGCTGCTCGCAAGAGTGCACCTGCCACCGGCGGTGTCAAGAAGCCGCATCGTTATAGGCCGGGCACCGTGGCCCTGCGTGAAATCCGTCGTTACCAGAAGTCGACCGAGCTGCTGATCCGCAAGCTGCCGTTCCAGCGCCTGGTGAGGGAAATCGCGCAGGACTTCAAGACCGACCTGCGATTCCAGAGCTCGGCTGTGATGGCTCTTCAGGAGGCTAGCGAGGCCTACCTGGTCGGTCTCTTCGAGGACACCAACCTGTGCGCCATCCATGCCAAGCGCGTTACCATCATGCCCAAGGACATCCAGCTGGCCCGCCGCATCCGTGGCGAGCGTGCCTAA